The Actinomycetota bacterium genome contains the following window.
ACGCAGGCCTTTCGCCCTACGACGCGCTCGCTATCTATGCAGTCATCGCCTATATGGATTCTGTTGCTGGAGTGTTCGTGCCAAAGGGCGGCATGAATGCCGTGCCCCAGGCGATGGCCGCCGCTGCGGCCGCACACGGAGTCAAGTTTCGATATGGCGTTGAAGTCGCACATGTGGAGCGAGCTGGAGACCGCGCCACAGCTGTGATCACGACCGAGGGCGAGCGCATCCGGGCGGACGCCGTCGTACTCAACCCAGATGTGCCTGTTGCCTTTCGCGATTTGCTCGGTATTCAGCCATGGTCAATTCGCCGACTGAAGTACTCGCCGTCTTGCTTTCTCATGTTGGCCGGGTCATCTGCCCACTACGAATCAATCGCGCACCACAACATCCACTTTGGCCGGGCCTGGCGCGGTGTCTTTGACGACATCATCAAGGACAAGCGGCTGATGAGCGACCCGAGTCTGCTCGTGACCAATCCCACGTATTCGGATCCAACGCTTGCTCCTCCCGGCAAGGAGATCTACTACATCCTCCTTCCCACGCCGAACCTGGATGCAGACATCGACTGGAAGAGCACCGCGCCCCGGTACCGCGATGAGGTGTGCCGGATCCTGGAAGCCCGTGGATATCGAGATTTCACTGCACATATCGAGGTGGAAGACATCACAACTCCATTGGACTGGCAGCATCGAGGGATGGAACGCGGCGCTCCCTTCGCCTCGTCGCACACTTTCTTGCAGACCGGCCCTTTTCGGCCGAGCAACCTGTGGGGCCAGAACATCGTCTTCACAGGCTCTGGAACCCGGCCTGGCGTGGGTGTGCCGATGGTGCTGATCTCTGGGAAACTTGCTGCCGAGCGCATCATGGGTACCGGGATCCGAAGTCGTGACTGAGGCAGCAGCCCCGCCGTCACTTCCGACGTCGCATCTGCTGTTGCGTCATGGGCTTCCAGGTCTTCTGGGTACCACCTGCATTGCCATTGGAGCGCTCGGCGTGGGCTGGCTGCCCGGCACGACTGAGCTGCTCACTGCACCAATTGTCGATTCCATGCGTGGCTCAACGACGGGGTCGATGATCGCGCGCAGTCTGGTGCTTCTTGGACTCGCAGTCCTGCTGCAAGCCTGGCTCCTGATTGGTGCAGATCTCCTGCATGTCGGCGCCTGGCCAATCCGCCAACTGCAATGGGTGCTGGCGATGTGGGCGGCACCCCTGGTGCTTGCTCCCCCGTTGTTCAGCCGAGACGTGTACTCCTACTACGCGCAAGGGCGGCTGTTTCAAGCAGGTGCGGACCCGACAACCGTGGGCGTGGGAAGCCTGCCGGGTTGGTTCGACATTGGTGCTGATCCAATG
Protein-coding sequences here:
- the crtI gene encoding phytoene desaturase family protein — its product is MRMVKGATDEIVIVGAGLGGLSAAMHLAGSGRSVTVLERALIPGGRAGRISTPTADGSYEFDTGPTVLTMPGLIADCFNALGEDMDTWLTLEPLDTLYRAFYPDGSVMDVYSDTDRMAQEITSVIGPAEAAGYRKYVEFVSALYRYEMSDFIDRNIDSPVDLLTGNLARLVSIGAFRRLAPKVEQYLRDPRTQRVFSFQSMYAGLSPYDALAIYAVIAYMDSVAGVFVPKGGMNAVPQAMAAAAAAHGVKFRYGVEVAHVERAGDRATAVITTEGERIRADAVVLNPDVPVAFRDLLGIQPWSIRRLKYSPSCFLMLAGSSAHYESIAHHNIHFGRAWRGVFDDIIKDKRLMSDPSLLVTNPTYSDPTLAPPGKEIYYILLPTPNLDADIDWKSTAPRYRDEVCRILEARGYRDFTAHIEVEDITTPLDWQHRGMERGAPFASSHTFLQTGPFRPSNLWGQNIVFTGSGTRPGVGVPMVLISGKLAAERIMGTGIRSRD